The following are encoded together in the Lathyrus oleraceus cultivar Zhongwan6 chromosome 3, CAAS_Psat_ZW6_1.0, whole genome shotgun sequence genome:
- the LOC127130418 gene encoding uncharacterized protein LOC127130418: MEEIRESQKSYLGLIDRLALINQGKEVDFKIDENGVMRFRGKVCVPDFPELKKKILEEGHRSGLNIHPSATNMYQDLKKMFWCSSVKKDVVEFAHFLPIKINYQLQKLVEVYIKEIVKLHGIPSSIVADRDLRFTSSIRMELYQALYGMKCQTLLCWYESGESAVLGSEIS, translated from the exons ATGGAAGAAATTAGAGAGAGTCAAAAATCATATTTGGGATTGATCGACCGGCTAGCGTTGATCAATCAAGGTAAAGAGGTGGACTTCaaaattgatgaaaatggtgttatGAGGTTTAGAGGTAAAGTTTGCGTACCAGATTTTCCAGAGCTTAAGAAGAAGATTCTTGAAGAGGGTCATAGAAGTGGGTTGAATATTCATCCTAGTGCTACAAATATGTATCAGGACCTTAAGAAGATGTTTTGGTGCTCAAGTGTGAAGAAGGATGTTGTTGAGTTC GCTCATTTTCTTCCGATAAAGATCAATTATCAATTACAGAAGTTAGTGGAGGTTTACATCAAAGAGATTGTGAAGTTGCATGGTATTCCTTCGAGTATTGTGGcagatagagatctgaggtttACGTCAAG TATTAGAATGGAACTGTATCAGGCTTTGTATGGAATGAAGTGTCAGACTCTTctgtgttggtatgaatcaggtgagagtgcAGTGCTTGGATCTGAGATTTCTTAG